The following DNA comes from Hahella chejuensis KCTC 2396.
TTACGAATATCGAAGTTGCGGCCTTCCACTTTACGCTGAGCTTTTTCAATCGCGTTGCTCACCATGCGGTGCTCAATCGCCTCGCCCTTCTGCATTCCCAATGCCTGCATAATATTTTTCACCCGGTCAGAGGCGAAAATACGCATCAGGTTATCTTCCAAAGACAAGTAAAAACGAGTTGAACCAGGATCGCCTTGACGCCCCGAACGACCTCGTAGCTGGTTATCAATACGGCGAGACTCATGGCGCTCAGAACCAACGACATGCAGACCACCTGCAGCGATTACCTGATCATGTCGCTTCTGCCAATCAGCTTTGATTTTAGCGATTTGTTCTGGTGTTGGATCTTCCAACTCAGCGACGTCGGCCTCCCAGTTTCCGCCCAAGACTATGTCCGTCCCGCGACCCGCCATGTTAGTAGCGATGGTGACTGCGCCAGGACGACCCGCTTGCGCAATAACATGCGCTTCACGCTCGTGCTGCTTGGCGTTCAACACGTTGTGAGCAATGCCCTCTTTTTTCAGCATTGCCGACAAATACTCAGACGCCTCGATAGAGGCCGTACCAACCAGAACCGGACGGTTTTGCGTCACAGTGTCCTTGATATCATCAATAACCGCCTGGAACTTCTCATCCACGGACAGGTAAACCAAGTCATTGTAATCGATACGCTTAATCGGCTTATTAGTTGGGATGACAATGACGTCCAAGCCATAAATCTGGCGGAACTCAAAAGCTTCCGTGTCAGCAGTACCGGTCATACCGGCGAGCTTTTCGTAAAGACGGAAGTAGTTCTGGAAGGTGGTGGAAGCAAGCGTCTGACTTTCAGCCTGGATCTTGATGCGCTCTTTCGCTTCAATCGCCTGATGCAAACCTTCGCCCCAGCGACGGCCTGGCATCGTTCTTCCTGTATGTTCGTCGACAATCACCACTTGGCCGTTCTGCACAATATAGTCAACGTCTTTACTATATAAATGGTGAGCGCGTAGCGCAGAGCTAATGTGGTGCAGCAAACCCAGGTTAGTGGCGGCGTAAAGACTGTCGCCCTCTTCCAGCAAACCATTTTTGGTTAACAGCTCCTCCACGTAGGTATGGCCTGACTCCGACAACTCCACGGAGCGACTTTTCTCATCAACAGTGAAGTGACCGTCTACAGGTTGTCCTTCCTCTGGCGGCTCTCCTTTCTTGAGCTGAGGAACCAGTTCGTTGATCTTTCTATACAGCTCAGAACTGTCTTCCGCCGGCCCACTGATAATCAAAGGCGTCCGCGCCTCGTCTATCAGGATTGAGTCAACCTCGTCGACAATCGCAAAATGCTGTCCTCGTTGCGCTTTGTCCGTCAGGCTGAACGCCATGTTGTCACGGAGGTAATCAAAACCGAATTCGTTATTGGTTCCGTAAGTAATGTCTGATGCATACGCAGCGCGCTTGGTTTCGCCGTCCTGTCCACTCACTACAACGCCAACGCTTAATCCCAGATATTCGTACAAAGGCCTCATCCAGTCTGCATCACGACGCGCCAGATAATCGTTTACGGTGACGACGTGTACGCCTTTTCCAGACAGTGCATTCAAGTACACGGGAAGCGTCGCGACCAGCGTCTTACCTTCCCCGGTACGCATCTCCGCAATTTTGCCTTCATGCAGCACCATACCGCCGATCAACTGAACATCGAAATGGCGCATGCCCATCACGCGCTTGCCTGCCTCGCGCGCTACCGCAAATGCTTCTGGCAACAGTTGCTCAAGCGTTTCTCCCTTTTCAAGTCGAGAGCGAAACTCCTGCGTTTTTGCTTTGAGAGCGGCTTCGTCTAATGCGCTGATTGACTCTTCCAGTTCGTTGATGCGTTTGACAACTTTGCCCATGCGCTTAATTTCGCGGGCATTTTTGCTGCCGAAAATTTTCCTGGCGATAGATGAAAACATAACTAACGAAATTACCTGTCTCTTTGAAGCGTTTATGGAGGCTCCGCTCGTGGCGGAATCGCTTACTCGTTACTTTATGGATTTGGAGCCACCTTGCCGAAGGAGATAAAAATTCAGCGGGAGCGTAATTCCAAGCTCCGCATTCTAACCTCAATTTGTTACAGCAATAAAGGGATTAGTACACACTTGTTACCCCTAGTAACAAGCAATGCGCCCAGAGTGGGAATAGAGACGCCGTTATACGGCCAGATAAAAAGCACGGAAAAGTCAGTAATAACAAGGCCTCAACCAGAGTTCAGTTAAGACCTTTAAAAGTGTTACCGGCTTGCGCGATGAATAAATTTTGTGGGATTTGCGGAGCGCCCATCCTGAAGCACTTCGAAGTGTACGTGTGGACCTGTGGAGCGTCCCGTGCTACCCATCTTCGCCAGGACTTGGCCTTTTTGCACCACATCCCCGGTTTTAACCATAAGTTTGGCGCAGTGCGCGTAACGAGTAACAAGCCCCCCGCCATGGTTGACCTCAACCAAATTGCCGTAGCCGAAGCGCTCTTCTGAATGAGTTACAACGCCACCTGCAACCGCAACAATGTCGCTGCCTTCTTTACCTGCGAAGTCTACGCCGGAGTGCCACGCCCGCTTACCAGTGAACGGGTCTGAACGGAAACCATAATGAGAGGACAACCAACCTTTCTTGATTGGACGGCCTGCAACAAACTGCTCTCGCTGAAAGCGCTGATTAACGAACAGTTCATCCATCACACGCAGTTGCTGCTCACGAGACTCCGCTTGCTGTTCAATAGACTCGAGCACTTGCGTTAACATGGGAACAGAGAACGATTGCTCTAAAGCAGGCTCTTCAGGCCCCCCTAAAGCGGGTGACGATTCGAAGTCAAACTCCCCTTCATCCAGACCTGCTACGTCAGTAAGACGTTGCCCAAGCGCATCAAGCCGCAACAGTCTCGCCTGCAACTCTCCCATTCGCAGCGTCAGCGCATCAATATTTTGCTGCGCGAGTGACTTATACGTGCGGATTTCTTCTTTCTGTTGTTTCAGATTCTCCTGCCAAGTCTTAACCAGCTCAGGAGTAATGGAAGCGTCAGATGCGGCGGACTGCCGCCCCAGCCAAAACGCCCCCGCCAGCAACGCAGCCACTAGAGACAGCGCAAGGACCACCGTCAGCACAACCGCGCGCGCGCCCATAGAACGGGCGCGTGACTGACCATGTCCATCTCTCAGGAAGATAATATTCATGCTTTTCCAGGGTTTTGAGTTGCCTGAATTATATAAACGACGGAGGTTATCTAAAAATACTATACTTGTAAATTGTAACAGATGTTGTGATAGTTGATGTCTGCAAATGTAACGAACCTTTAATCTTTGGTTAACTGTTATGCCTGACAGAGATAGAAAGCTGGGAGATATTCTGTCGTCTTCCTCCCCTACGCTGGAGTCTCTTTTTCACCGAGCCCTGCAGCTGGATAAGCAACAGCAGATATTCTCACAATGCCTGCCTGCTCAATTACGTGACAAGGTGACTCTATCGTCAGTTAAAGATGGCGTTATTCGCGTAACCGTCCCCGATGCCGCAACCGCAAATCAGTTGCGCATGAATCAACACACATCCCTGCCGGAACTACGCAAACATAAAGATTTCGACTTCGCTTATCAGTTCAAGATTCGCGTGGAGCCAATGGAAGTTAAAGCAAAGGCAAAAAGGAAGGCGAAACCAATTTCGCAAAAGAACGCCGAGCTTCTCAGACAAGAAGCTCAGCTCTGTGACGATCCGGAGTTAAAGAAAGCCCTGGAGGCTCTTTCAACTCACACAGCGGACTAGAAATCTCAGGCCAGCACCGGTTTCAGGTAGGAAATAGGCGCTTCCCCGGCGTCTTCAAAGGTCACAACCTCCCAAGCATCCTTTTGGGAAAGGAGTTCGCGAAGAAGTTTGTTATTTAAGCCGTGACCCGACTTGTGCCCTTTAAACTCACCGATCAGGCTGTTACCCAACAGGTATAGATCTCCGATGGCGTCCAACACCTTGTGCTTGACGAACTCGTCTTCATAACGCAAGCCGTCTTCATTGAGAATCTTGAAGTCATCGACAACAATAACGTTATCCATGCTACCGCCCAAGGCTAGATTCATCGCACGCAATTTTTCAATATCGCGCATGAACCCGAATGTCCGCGCGCGACTTACTTCCTTAACGAAAGAAGTGCTGGAGAAGTCAATAACTGTCTCTTGTGAGCGGCCTTTGATCACGGGATGATCAAAGTCTATGCTAAAAGTCACTTTG
Coding sequences within:
- a CDS encoding M23 family metallopeptidase, with the protein product MNIIFLRDGHGQSRARSMGARAVVLTVVLALSLVAALLAGAFWLGRQSAASDASITPELVKTWQENLKQQKEEIRTYKSLAQQNIDALTLRMGELQARLLRLDALGQRLTDVAGLDEGEFDFESSPALGGPEEPALEQSFSVPMLTQVLESIEQQAESREQQLRVMDELFVNQRFQREQFVAGRPIKKGWLSSHYGFRSDPFTGKRAWHSGVDFAGKEGSDIVAVAGGVVTHSEERFGYGNLVEVNHGGGLVTRYAHCAKLMVKTGDVVQKGQVLAKMGSTGRSTGPHVHFEVLQDGRSANPTKFIHRASR
- the secA gene encoding preprotein translocase subunit SecA, which encodes MFSSIARKIFGSKNAREIKRMGKVVKRINELEESISALDEAALKAKTQEFRSRLEKGETLEQLLPEAFAVAREAGKRVMGMRHFDVQLIGGMVLHEGKIAEMRTGEGKTLVATLPVYLNALSGKGVHVVTVNDYLARRDADWMRPLYEYLGLSVGVVVSGQDGETKRAAYASDITYGTNNEFGFDYLRDNMAFSLTDKAQRGQHFAIVDEVDSILIDEARTPLIISGPAEDSSELYRKINELVPQLKKGEPPEEGQPVDGHFTVDEKSRSVELSESGHTYVEELLTKNGLLEEGDSLYAATNLGLLHHISSALRAHHLYSKDVDYIVQNGQVVIVDEHTGRTMPGRRWGEGLHQAIEAKERIKIQAESQTLASTTFQNYFRLYEKLAGMTGTADTEAFEFRQIYGLDVIVIPTNKPIKRIDYNDLVYLSVDEKFQAVIDDIKDTVTQNRPVLVGTASIEASEYLSAMLKKEGIAHNVLNAKQHEREAHVIAQAGRPGAVTIATNMAGRGTDIVLGGNWEADVAELEDPTPEQIAKIKADWQKRHDQVIAAGGLHVVGSERHESRRIDNQLRGRSGRQGDPGSTRFYLSLEDNLMRIFASDRVKNIMQALGMQKGEAIEHRMVSNAIEKAQRKVEGRNFDIRKSLLEYDDVANDQRHVVYEQRNEIMATDDISEMIDAIRGDVVSATVSQFIPPQSIAEQWNVPGLEKQLESDFGVDLPVQQWLDEDKRLHEETLREKILQAVVDSYREKEEVVGASVMRNFEKQVFLQVLDTLWKEHLSNMDLLRMGIHLRGYAQKNPKQEYKREAFELFQNMLDTIKHDVVRVICHVRVQKQEEMEELERRRREALAQQMQRAQATHPEATEEDSDAEEQAEGSDAPYVRDHKKVGRNEPCPCGSGKKYKQCHGRLE
- the lpxC gene encoding UDP-3-O-acyl-N-acetylglucosamine deacetylase is translated as MIKQRTLKNIIRATGVGLHSGEKVYLTLKPAPVDTGVVFCRTDLDPIVEIPARAENVGETLLSTTLVKSGVKIATVEHLLSALAGLGIDNCYVELSAAEVPIMDGSAGPFVFLIQSAGIAEQDAPKKFIRIKREVTVTDEDKRATFVPFDGFKVTFSIDFDHPVIKGRSQETVIDFSSTSFVKEVSRARTFGFMRDIEKLRAMNLALGGSMDNVIVVDDFKILNEDGLRYEDEFVKHKVLDAIGDLYLLGNSLIGEFKGHKSGHGLNNKLLRELLSQKDAWEVVTFEDAGEAPISYLKPVLA
- a CDS encoding DciA family protein; its protein translation is MPDRDRKLGDILSSSSPTLESLFHRALQLDKQQQIFSQCLPAQLRDKVTLSSVKDGVIRVTVPDAATANQLRMNQHTSLPELRKHKDFDFAYQFKIRVEPMEVKAKAKRKAKPISQKNAELLRQEAQLCDDPELKKALEALSTHTAD